The following proteins are co-located in the Pseudomonas cavernae genome:
- a CDS encoding amidohydrolase family protein, translating to MNLAIDAWAQPANGRTRELMPEVVRLFEKSGSGHLLDQRLSPEQTVAEMDKAGVEKLMLAAWCRPQCWVYNNDEIAEFTRAFPERFVGVATVDLSKPLAAVRELERAVSELGCKALRIVPWLWQLPPNHRLYYPLYVKCIELDIPFCTQVGHTGPLMPSETGRPVPYLDEVALDFPELRIVAGHIGHPWTDEMIGVAWKHDNVYIDTSAYLPRYYPAPLLQFMQSYGQDKVLFGSNFPQLSLSRCMAQVAELGLTPEVQEKFLRGNAQRVFKL from the coding sequence ATGAACCTTGCCATCGATGCCTGGGCCCAACCGGCCAACGGCCGCACCCGCGAGCTGATGCCGGAAGTCGTTCGGCTGTTCGAGAAGTCCGGCTCCGGGCATCTGCTCGATCAGCGCCTGAGTCCGGAGCAGACCGTCGCCGAGATGGACAAGGCCGGGGTAGAGAAGCTGATGCTGGCCGCCTGGTGCCGGCCGCAGTGCTGGGTGTACAACAACGACGAGATCGCCGAGTTCACCCGCGCCTTCCCCGAGCGCTTCGTCGGCGTCGCCACGGTCGACCTGAGCAAGCCGCTGGCGGCGGTGCGCGAGCTGGAGCGGGCGGTCAGCGAGCTGGGCTGCAAGGCGCTGCGCATCGTGCCCTGGTTATGGCAGCTGCCGCCCAATCACCGCTTGTATTACCCCCTGTATGTGAAATGTATCGAGCTGGACATCCCGTTCTGTACCCAGGTCGGCCACACCGGGCCGCTGATGCCGTCCGAGACCGGCCGCCCGGTGCCCTACCTGGACGAGGTGGCGCTGGACTTCCCCGAGCTGCGCATCGTCGCCGGGCACATCGGCCACCCCTGGACCGACGAGATGATCGGCGTGGCCTGGAAGCACGATAACGTCTACATCGACACTTCGGCCTACCTGCCGCGCTACTACCCGGCGCCGTTGCTGCAGTTCATGCAGAGCTACGGCCAGGACAAGGTGCTGTTCGGCAGCAACTTCCCGCAGCTATCGCTGAGTCGCTGCATGGCGCAGGTGGCGGAACTGGGCCTGACGCCCGAAGTGCAGGAGAAATTCCTGCGCGGCAATGCGCAGCGGGTGTTCAAGCTGTAG
- a CDS encoding AraC family transcriptional regulator, which produces MRERTIASHFVCAALRGAEQQGLDIVALLAGLNIQPAVLNEPRARIAPEQFTRLMQRVWDVLVDEYMGLGRQRSKPGTFAMACYTLIHCPTLEKAWTRGMLFYGLFPDAPTFSLRRDGDSVWLELDDSNLRDPDHFLAESLLLIWHRLGSWLIGQRIRLLEARFRYAEPAHSAEYDLLFPAPRGFAAERTGLRFQARYLDMPLLQDERTLKQFLKNSPADLLARPDGGDSLTSQIRRLLGRDCNHWPDLESVARQLHTSPQTLRRHLREEGSSFQELKDHLRRDLAIYHLGRDNLAIQDIAEQLGFSEPSAFHRAFKKWTGLTPGAYRAHQDA; this is translated from the coding sequence ATGCGCGAACGCACCATCGCCAGCCATTTCGTCTGTGCCGCCCTGCGCGGTGCCGAGCAACAGGGGTTGGACATCGTCGCGCTGCTGGCCGGACTGAACATCCAGCCGGCGGTGCTCAACGAACCGCGCGCCCGCATCGCCCCGGAGCAGTTCACCCGGCTGATGCAGCGTGTGTGGGATGTCCTGGTAGACGAGTACATGGGCCTCGGCCGCCAGCGCAGCAAGCCCGGCACCTTCGCCATGGCCTGCTACACCCTGATCCATTGTCCGACCCTGGAAAAAGCCTGGACCCGCGGCATGCTGTTCTACGGGCTGTTCCCCGACGCGCCGACATTCTCGCTGCGCCGCGACGGCGACAGCGTCTGGCTGGAACTGGACGACAGCAACCTGCGCGATCCCGATCACTTCCTCGCCGAGAGCCTGCTGCTGATCTGGCACCGCCTCGGCAGCTGGCTGATCGGCCAGCGCATCCGCCTGCTGGAAGCCCGCTTCAGATATGCCGAACCGGCCCATAGCGCCGAATACGACCTGCTCTTCCCGGCGCCCCGCGGCTTCGCCGCCGAGCGCACCGGCTTGCGCTTCCAGGCCCGCTACCTGGACATGCCGCTGCTGCAGGACGAGCGCACGCTCAAGCAGTTCCTCAAGAACTCGCCGGCTGACCTGCTCGCCCGCCCGGACGGCGGCGACAGCCTGACCAGCCAGATCCGCCGCTTGCTCGGTCGCGACTGCAACCACTGGCCGGATCTGGAAAGCGTCGCCCGCCAACTGCACACCAGCCCGCAAACCCTGCGCCGCCATCTGCGCGAAGAAGGCAGCAGCTTTCAGGAACTCAAGGACCATCTGCGCCGCGACCTGGCGATCTACCACCTCGGCCGCGACAACCTGGCGATCCAGGACATCGCCGAACAGCTCGGCTTCTCCGAACCCTCGGCCTTCCACCGCGCGTTCAAGAAATGGACCGGGCTGACCCCCGGCGCCTATCGGGCGCATCAGGACGCTTGA
- a CDS encoding Yip1 family protein, whose protein sequence is MIHHVLGLFTHPDEEWQEIRGEEESISHMYLTHILILAAIPAVSAYIGTTLVGWTVGDGAPVMLTQASALQMTTLTYLAMLAGVAVMGAFIHWMARTYDASPTMAQCVVFAAYTATPLFIGGLAALYPNLWLAMAVGTAAICYTVYLLYVGIPTFMGIHQDEGFLFSSSVLAVGLVVLVAMIALSVILWGSGVGPVYTS, encoded by the coding sequence ATGATCCATCACGTTCTGGGGCTTTTCACCCATCCCGACGAAGAGTGGCAGGAAATCCGTGGCGAGGAAGAAAGCATCAGCCACATGTACCTGACCCACATCCTGATTCTTGCTGCAATTCCTGCGGTTTCCGCCTATATCGGCACCACCCTGGTGGGCTGGACCGTGGGCGATGGCGCACCGGTGATGCTTACCCAAGCCAGCGCGCTGCAGATGACCACCCTCACTTACCTGGCCATGCTCGCCGGGGTAGCGGTGATGGGCGCCTTCATCCACTGGATGGCGCGCACCTACGATGCCAGTCCAACCATGGCTCAATGCGTGGTATTCGCCGCTTATACCGCTACCCCGCTGTTCATCGGCGGCCTTGCGGCGCTCTACCCGAACCTGTGGCTGGCGATGGCAGTCGGCACCGCGGCGATCTGCTACACGGTGTACCTGCTCTATGTGGGCATTCCGACCTTCATGGGCATCCACCAGGACGAAGGTTTCCTGTTCTCCAGCTCGGTGCTGGCGGTAGGCCTGGTGGTGCTGGTGGCGATGATCGCCCTGTCGGTGATCCTCTGGGGCTCGGGCGTCGGCCCGGTGTACACCAGCTGA
- a CDS encoding CaiB/BaiF CoA transferase family protein, translating to MQGPLSSLKILDFSTLLPGPFASLLLADMGAEVLRVESPSRPDLLRVMPPHDGGVSAGHAYLNRNKRSIALDLKRAEAVEVVKQLVLEYDIVLEQFRPGVMDKLGVGYEALKAINPRLIYVSITGYGQTGPYKDRAGHDINYLALSGLAAQTGRLGSGPLPLGVQVADVAGGSFHAVMGLLAAVIQRQQSGEGQYIDISMTDCAFTLHAMGGASYLACGEEPTMESQALNGGSFYDYYRTRDGRWLSVGSLEPQFMQQLCTALGRPELAMRGLSRRPEEQQALKRELQVEFELRDFAEWCELFAGLDACVEPMLSLAEAVEHPQLKARGLVTEVPRGAMPAQKQIACPIKFSTGLPAPRHVGAPLGAHTEEVLRGLGYSVEQIAELKAGKVIG from the coding sequence ATGCAAGGCCCACTGTCGTCCCTGAAGATTCTCGATTTCTCTACCCTGCTGCCGGGGCCGTTTGCCTCGTTGTTGTTGGCGGACATGGGCGCCGAGGTGCTGCGTGTGGAATCGCCGAGCCGCCCCGACCTGCTGCGGGTGATGCCGCCGCATGACGGTGGCGTGTCGGCCGGGCATGCCTATCTCAACCGCAACAAGCGCAGCATCGCTCTCGACCTCAAGCGTGCGGAGGCGGTCGAGGTGGTCAAGCAGCTGGTGCTCGAGTACGACATCGTCCTCGAGCAATTCCGTCCGGGGGTGATGGACAAGCTCGGCGTCGGCTATGAGGCGCTGAAGGCGATCAACCCACGGCTCATCTATGTGTCGATCACCGGTTACGGCCAGACCGGCCCGTACAAGGATCGCGCCGGCCATGACATCAATTACCTGGCGCTGTCCGGCCTCGCCGCGCAGACCGGGCGCCTGGGAAGCGGCCCGCTGCCGCTGGGCGTGCAAGTGGCCGATGTCGCCGGCGGCTCCTTCCATGCGGTGATGGGCCTGCTGGCCGCCGTGATCCAACGCCAGCAGAGCGGGGAAGGGCAGTACATCGATATCAGCATGACCGACTGCGCCTTCACCCTGCATGCCATGGGCGGCGCGAGCTACCTGGCCTGCGGCGAGGAGCCGACGATGGAGAGCCAGGCGCTCAACGGCGGTAGCTTCTACGACTACTACCGCACCCGCGACGGCCGCTGGCTGTCGGTCGGCAGCCTGGAGCCGCAGTTCATGCAGCAGCTGTGCACCGCGCTTGGCCGTCCGGAACTGGCGATGCGCGGCCTGTCGCGCCGGCCGGAGGAGCAGCAGGCGCTCAAGCGCGAATTGCAGGTCGAGTTCGAGCTGCGTGATTTCGCCGAGTGGTGCGAGCTGTTCGCCGGTCTGGATGCCTGCGTGGAGCCGATGCTGAGCCTGGCCGAGGCGGTCGAGCATCCGCAGCTCAAGGCGCGTGGTCTGGTCACCGAAGTGCCGCGTGGGGCAATGCCGGCGCAGAAGCAGATCGCCTGTCCAATCAAGTTCTCCACCGGCCTGCCGGCGCCCCGGCATGTCGGCGCGCCGCTGGGTGCGCACACCGAAGAGGTGCTGCGCGGCCTGGGCTACAGCGTCGAGCAGATCGCCGAACTGAAGGCGGGGAAGGTGATCGGCTGA
- a CDS encoding dicarboxylate/amino acid:cation symporter, whose product MTRKPLYKSLYVQVLVAIAIGIALGHFYPDTGVALKPLGDGFVKLIKMAIAPIIFCTVVSGIAGMQNMKTVGKTGGYALLYFEIVSSIALVIGLVVVNLVQPGAGMHVDPSSLDISGIAAYAKAGEQQSTIAFLLNVIPSTIVGAFASGDILQVLFFSVIFAFALQRMGDYGRPVLEFIERIAQVMFGIINMIMKVAPLGAFGAMAFTIGQYGVGSLVQLGQLMLCFYITCVFFILVVLGGIAKAHGFSILRFVRYIREELLIVLGTSSSESALPRMLSKMEKLGANKSVVGLVIPTGYSFNLDGTSIYLTMAAVFIAQATDTPMDISHQLTLLAVLLVASKGAAGVTGSGFIVLAATLSAVGHLPVAGLALILGIDRFMSEARALTNLIGNGVATLVVAKWCKELDEDTLQRELASGGRLAAPAPAAAHELA is encoded by the coding sequence ATGACCCGTAAACCCTTGTACAAGAGTCTCTATGTTCAGGTGCTGGTGGCGATCGCCATCGGTATTGCCCTCGGGCATTTCTACCCGGACACCGGGGTGGCGCTGAAGCCGCTCGGTGATGGCTTCGTCAAGCTGATCAAGATGGCCATCGCGCCGATCATCTTCTGCACCGTGGTCAGCGGCATCGCCGGCATGCAGAACATGAAGACGGTGGGCAAGACCGGCGGTTATGCGCTGCTGTATTTCGAAATCGTCTCCTCCATCGCCCTGGTCATCGGTCTGGTGGTTGTCAACCTGGTGCAGCCGGGGGCCGGTATGCATGTCGATCCGAGCAGCCTCGACATCAGCGGCATCGCCGCCTACGCCAAGGCCGGCGAGCAGCAGAGCACCATCGCCTTCCTGCTCAACGTGATCCCCAGCACCATAGTCGGCGCCTTCGCCAGCGGCGATATCCTCCAGGTGCTGTTCTTCTCGGTGATCTTCGCCTTCGCCCTGCAGCGCATGGGCGACTATGGCCGTCCAGTGCTGGAGTTCATCGAGCGCATCGCCCAGGTGATGTTCGGCATCATCAACATGATCATGAAGGTCGCGCCGCTCGGTGCCTTCGGCGCCATGGCCTTCACCATCGGCCAGTACGGCGTCGGCTCGCTGGTGCAGCTCGGTCAGCTGATGCTGTGCTTCTACATCACCTGCGTGTTCTTCATCCTCGTGGTCCTCGGCGGCATCGCCAAGGCGCACGGCTTCAGCATCCTGCGCTTCGTCCGCTATATCCGCGAGGAGTTGCTGATCGTGCTCGGCACCTCGTCGTCGGAGTCGGCCCTGCCGCGCATGCTGAGCAAGATGGAGAAGCTCGGCGCGAACAAGTCGGTGGTTGGTCTGGTGATCCCCACCGGCTACTCGTTCAACCTCGACGGCACCTCGATCTACCTGACCATGGCCGCGGTGTTCATCGCCCAGGCCACCGACACGCCGATGGACATCAGCCATCAGCTGACCCTGCTGGCGGTGCTGCTGGTGGCGTCCAAGGGCGCCGCCGGGGTGACCGGCAGCGGCTTCATCGTGCTGGCCGCGACCCTGTCCGCGGTCGGGCATCTGCCGGTGGCCGGCCTGGCGCTGATCCTCGGCATCGACCGCTTCATGTCCGAGGCGCGTGCGCTGACCAACCTGATCGGCAATGGCGTGGCCACCCTGGTGGTCGCCAAGTGGTGCAAGGAGCTGGACGAGGACACCCTGCAGCGCGAACTGGCCAGCGGCGGGCGTCTCGCCGCGCCGGCGCCAGCTGCGGCCCACGAACTGGCCTGA
- a CDS encoding 4'-phosphopantetheinyl transferase family protein: MNPLPACCTPPLAHWPLPQPLAGAQLVSTRFDAALLAPTDFDLSQIPPPKGASKRQTEFLAGRLCAREALRQLTGTGSTPACGKDRAPQWPTGISGSITHSRGWAAAVVARSTDWRGLGLDMEQLLSAARAARLAGEILTPAELQRLAQQPAEQQAQLVTLTFSLKESLFKALYPLVLKRFYFEHAELLEWSEDGRARLRLLCDLSAEWRHGRELEGQFSLFDDRLLSLVGIPAR, translated from the coding sequence ATGAATCCTCTGCCCGCCTGCTGCACGCCCCCGCTCGCTCACTGGCCGCTGCCCCAACCGCTGGCCGGCGCGCAGCTGGTCAGCACGCGCTTCGATGCGGCGTTGCTGGCCCCAACGGACTTCGACCTGAGCCAAATTCCGCCACCCAAGGGCGCCAGCAAGCGCCAGACGGAATTCCTCGCCGGTCGCCTGTGTGCCCGCGAGGCGTTGCGCCAGCTCACCGGCACCGGCTCGACGCCGGCCTGCGGCAAAGATCGCGCGCCACAGTGGCCAACCGGGATCAGCGGCTCGATCACCCACAGCCGCGGCTGGGCCGCCGCGGTGGTGGCGCGCAGCACGGACTGGCGCGGCCTCGGCCTGGACATGGAACAGCTGCTGAGCGCCGCGCGCGCCGCGCGCCTGGCCGGCGAAATCCTCACTCCGGCCGAGTTGCAGCGCCTGGCGCAGCAGCCCGCGGAACAGCAGGCGCAGTTGGTCACCCTGACCTTCTCGCTCAAGGAAAGCCTGTTCAAGGCGCTCTATCCGCTGGTGCTCAAGCGTTTCTACTTCGAGCACGCCGAACTGCTGGAATGGTCGGAGGACGGCCGCGCGCGCTTGCGCCTGCTCTGCGATCTGTCGGCGGAATGGCGCCATGGGCGGGAGCTGGAAGGCCAGTTCAGCCTGTTCGACGACCGCCTGCTGAGCCTGGTCGGCATCCCGGCGCGCTGA
- a CDS encoding catalase family peroxidase, with protein MKRLTWPSGLLAGLLALGTQTALATDQVTADQVVGEMERVFGVTKGERRNHTKGTCALGEFVGTPEAAGYSRSALFSGKAVPVIARFSLAGGNPKAPDSAKSPRGMALEFKLPANGLQHMTMLNIPIFGAAQPRTFLDQLVAMRPDPQTGKPDPEKLKAFVASHPDSQALAQLMASYNPPPSYANSAYFGIHTFKFIDRDNKTTLVRWRFVPEDGEKQLSAAELQALPADFLEQRLIERSQQGPIRWDMWISVGEPGDPEDNPTLAWPQSRKQVKVGTLTLASAMPQQGTECEKINFDPLVMADGIAPSNDPILLFRSPAYATSFGKRLSGQ; from the coding sequence ATGAAGAGACTGACTTGGCCGAGCGGGCTGCTGGCCGGGCTGCTGGCGCTCGGCACGCAGACGGCTCTGGCCACCGACCAGGTGACGGCCGACCAGGTGGTGGGCGAAATGGAACGAGTCTTCGGGGTGACCAAAGGCGAGCGGCGCAATCACACCAAGGGCACCTGTGCGCTGGGCGAGTTCGTCGGCACGCCCGAAGCGGCGGGCTATTCACGCTCGGCGTTGTTTTCCGGAAAGGCGGTGCCAGTCATCGCGCGCTTCTCCCTGGCCGGCGGCAACCCGAAAGCGCCGGACAGCGCCAAGAGCCCGCGCGGCATGGCGCTGGAGTTCAAGCTGCCCGCCAATGGCCTGCAGCACATGACCATGCTCAACATCCCGATCTTCGGCGCCGCGCAGCCGCGCACCTTCCTCGACCAACTCGTGGCGATGCGGCCCGATCCGCAAACCGGCAAGCCCGACCCCGAGAAACTCAAGGCGTTCGTCGCCAGCCACCCGGACAGCCAGGCCCTGGCGCAGCTCATGGCCAGCTACAACCCGCCGCCGAGTTATGCCAACAGCGCCTACTTCGGCATCCACACGTTCAAGTTCATCGACCGCGATAACAAGACCACCCTGGTGCGCTGGCGCTTCGTACCCGAGGACGGCGAGAAGCAGCTGTCCGCGGCCGAGTTGCAGGCCCTGCCGGCGGACTTCCTCGAGCAGCGCCTGATCGAACGCAGCCAACAGGGGCCGATCCGCTGGGACATGTGGATCAGCGTCGGCGAACCCGGTGACCCGGAAGACAACCCGACCCTGGCCTGGCCGCAGAGCCGTAAGCAGGTGAAAGTCGGTACCCTGACACTGGCCTCGGCGATGCCGCAGCAAGGCACCGAGTGCGAGAAGATCAACTTCGATCCACTGGTCATGGCCGACGGCATCGCGCCGAGCAACGACCCGATTCTGCTGTTCCGCTCCCCGGCCTATGCCACCTCGTTCGGCAAACGCCTGAGTGGCCAGTGA
- a CDS encoding SprT family zinc-dependent metalloprotease, whose protein sequence is MPEHIQARVEACYQQAETFFKRPFPRPQVCFKLRGQKAGVAHLSENKLRFNPQLYRENREDFLKQTVAHEVAHLVAHQLFGPKIQAHGEEWQLIMRGVYELPPHRCHSYAVKRRPVSRFIYLCSCPDGEFPFSAQRHALVSKGRSYYCRRCRKTLVFSGHQRTE, encoded by the coding sequence ATGCCCGAACACATCCAAGCCCGCGTCGAAGCCTGTTATCAGCAGGCGGAAACCTTCTTCAAACGCCCTTTCCCCCGCCCGCAAGTCTGCTTCAAGCTGCGCGGCCAGAAAGCCGGCGTCGCCCATCTGAGCGAAAACAAGCTGCGCTTCAATCCGCAGCTGTACCGGGAAAACCGCGAAGACTTCCTCAAACAGACCGTGGCCCATGAAGTGGCGCACCTGGTCGCCCACCAGCTGTTCGGGCCGAAAATCCAGGCGCATGGCGAGGAATGGCAACTGATCATGCGCGGCGTCTATGAGCTGCCGCCGCACCGCTGTCATAGCTATGCAGTCAAACGCCGCCCGGTCAGCCGCTTCATTTATTTGTGCAGTTGCCCGGACGGCGAATTCCCCTTTTCCGCCCAACGCCATGCGCTAGTGAGCAAGGGACGCAGCTATTACTGCCGGCGCTGCCGGAAGACCCTGGTCTTCAGTGGCCATCAGCGCACCGAGTAA
- a CDS encoding acyl-CoA dehydrogenase family protein, with protein MQRIHFETEHDMFRDAFSAFLHKEVVPHQETWEEAGVVDRAVWKKAGEMGFLLPWADEEYGGTGLKDFRYEQIMCEELAKINEPGFMIPLHSALCGPYIAEYGNAEQKARLLPGIIRGETILAVAMTEPSAGSDLAGMRTTAVDQGDHYLLNGSKVFISNGLLADVVIVAAKTDPANKHAMGLFLVERGMPGFERGRNLKKLGMKSQDTAELFFNNVKVPKTNVLGDAKAGFFYLMNMLAQERLTNACGAVAGAEAALQTTIDYVKERKAFDRTVAQFQNTRFKLAEMRTQIDVAQVFVDRCVMDHNQKKLTPEVAAEAKLFTTELLGKVVDEGVQLHGGWGYMWEYPICRMYANARIQRIFAGTSEIMKEIISRGMKL; from the coding sequence ATGCAGCGCATCCATTTCGAAACCGAGCACGACATGTTCCGCGACGCCTTCAGTGCCTTCCTGCACAAGGAGGTGGTACCGCACCAGGAGACCTGGGAAGAGGCCGGGGTGGTCGACCGTGCGGTGTGGAAGAAGGCTGGCGAGATGGGCTTCCTGCTGCCCTGGGCCGATGAAGAGTACGGCGGCACCGGGCTCAAGGACTTCCGTTACGAGCAGATCATGTGCGAGGAGCTGGCCAAGATTAACGAGCCGGGCTTCATGATCCCGCTGCACTCGGCGCTCTGCGGTCCCTACATCGCCGAGTACGGCAACGCCGAGCAGAAGGCGCGCTTGCTGCCTGGCATCATCCGTGGCGAAACCATTCTCGCCGTGGCGATGACCGAACCGTCCGCTGGGTCCGACCTGGCCGGCATGCGCACCACCGCCGTCGACCAGGGCGACCATTACCTGCTCAACGGCTCCAAGGTGTTCATCTCCAACGGCCTGCTGGCCGACGTGGTGATAGTCGCGGCGAAGACCGACCCGGCCAACAAGCACGCCATGGGCCTGTTCCTGGTCGAGCGCGGCATGCCGGGTTTCGAGCGCGGGCGCAACCTGAAGAAACTGGGGATGAAGAGCCAGGACACCGCCGAGCTGTTCTTCAACAACGTCAAGGTGCCCAAGACCAATGTGCTGGGCGACGCCAAGGCCGGTTTCTTCTACTTGATGAACATGCTCGCCCAGGAACGCCTGACCAATGCCTGCGGCGCGGTGGCCGGCGCCGAGGCGGCGCTGCAGACCACCATCGACTACGTGAAGGAGCGCAAGGCCTTCGACCGCACGGTGGCACAGTTCCAGAACACCCGCTTCAAGCTGGCCGAGATGCGCACCCAGATCGACGTGGCCCAGGTATTCGTCGACCGCTGCGTGATGGACCACAATCAGAAGAAGCTCACCCCGGAAGTCGCCGCCGAGGCCAAGCTGTTCACCACCGAGCTGCTCGGCAAGGTGGTCGATGAGGGCGTGCAACTGCATGGCGGCTGGGGCTATATGTGGGAATACCCGATCTGCCGGATGTACGCCAACGCGCGCATCCAGCGCATCTTCGCCGGCACTTCGGAAATCATGAAGGAGATCATCAGCCGCGGCATGAAGCTGTAG
- a CDS encoding AMP-binding protein, with product MTEQLPLQRFAQWVAQKPDTVWLRQPRERVWHELTWRQVDDQARRLASALRAQGCEPGDRVALFSKNCAEWFIADLAMMFAGLVSVPLYPTQSAEGIDYVLRHSACKAIFLGKLDGQDKLDAAIPAEVKRIAMPYPTLPAQYRWDELLRQHEPLAVAHEQQPEEILSILYTSGTTGQPKGVMLSARAMMFAAQGAASEQNIGPDDQYFSYLPLSHAAERFLVEFESLCAGAQVNFAESLETFAEDLRHVRPTVFFAVPRLWTRFQQGVLEKLPAAKLERLLRIPLLGALVARKVRRGLGLDRARILVSGAAPIPRALLDWYQRIGLTLCEGYGMTENFAYGTFNRPGQVHFGTVGRPMPGLEMRIDDSGEVLFRSRALMSGYYLDPEKTAETLRDGWLHTGDKGEIDADGYLTITGRLKDIFKTSKGKYVAPAPIEGEIAKSTWVEQVCLMGSGLDQPLALIELAPAAREAARAQVEGDLLATLNALNQRLLPHERISSLLVVREAWTIDNGCMTPTMKIRRNVLEQRFAAKVAALSGAQPLHWE from the coding sequence ATGACTGAGCAATTGCCGTTGCAGCGTTTTGCGCAGTGGGTGGCGCAGAAGCCGGACACGGTCTGGCTGCGCCAGCCGCGCGAGCGGGTGTGGCATGAATTGACCTGGCGCCAGGTCGACGATCAAGCGCGGCGCCTGGCGTCGGCGCTGCGCGCTCAGGGCTGCGAGCCGGGTGATCGGGTGGCGCTGTTCTCGAAGAACTGCGCCGAATGGTTCATCGCCGATCTGGCGATGATGTTCGCCGGGCTGGTCAGCGTGCCGCTGTACCCGACCCAGTCAGCCGAAGGCATCGACTACGTGCTGCGCCATTCGGCGTGCAAGGCGATCTTCCTCGGCAAGCTCGACGGCCAGGACAAGCTCGACGCGGCGATCCCGGCCGAGGTCAAGCGCATCGCCATGCCGTACCCGACCCTGCCGGCGCAATATCGCTGGGACGAGCTGCTGCGTCAGCACGAGCCGCTGGCCGTGGCGCACGAGCAGCAGCCCGAGGAAATCCTCAGCATCCTTTACACCTCCGGCACCACCGGCCAGCCCAAGGGGGTGATGCTGTCGGCGCGGGCGATGATGTTCGCCGCGCAGGGGGCGGCGAGCGAGCAAAATATCGGCCCGGACGACCAGTACTTCTCCTACCTGCCGCTGTCGCATGCCGCCGAGCGCTTCCTGGTCGAGTTCGAAAGCCTGTGCGCAGGCGCCCAGGTCAACTTCGCCGAGTCTCTCGAGACCTTCGCCGAGGACCTGCGCCACGTGCGGCCGACTGTGTTCTTCGCCGTACCGCGCCTGTGGACGCGCTTCCAGCAGGGCGTGCTGGAGAAACTGCCGGCCGCCAAGCTCGAGCGGCTGCTGCGCATTCCGCTGCTCGGTGCCCTGGTGGCGCGCAAGGTGCGCCGCGGCCTGGGGCTGGATCGGGCGCGCATCCTGGTGTCCGGCGCGGCGCCGATTCCCCGTGCGCTGCTCGACTGGTACCAGCGCATCGGCCTGACCCTCTGCGAGGGTTACGGCATGACCGAGAACTTCGCCTACGGCACCTTCAACCGTCCCGGCCAGGTACATTTCGGCACGGTTGGCCGGCCGATGCCGGGGCTGGAGATGCGCATCGACGACAGCGGCGAAGTGCTGTTCCGCAGCCGCGCGCTGATGAGCGGCTATTACCTCGATCCGGAGAAAACCGCCGAAACCCTGCGCGATGGCTGGCTGCACACCGGCGACAAGGGCGAGATCGATGCCGACGGCTATCTGACCATCACCGGGCGGCTCAAGGACATCTTCAAAACCAGTAAGGGCAAGTACGTGGCGCCGGCACCGATCGAGGGCGAGATCGCCAAGAGCACCTGGGTCGAGCAGGTGTGCCTGATGGGCAGCGGCCTGGACCAGCCGCTGGCGCTGATCGAACTGGCGCCGGCCGCCCGTGAAGCGGCGCGCGCGCAAGTCGAGGGCGACCTGCTCGCCACCCTGAACGCATTGAACCAGCGCCTGCTGCCGCACGAGCGGATCAGTAGCCTGCTGGTGGTGCGCGAGGCCTGGACCATCGACAACGGCTGCATGACGCCGACCATGAAAATTCGCCGCAACGTGCTGGAGCAGCGCTTCGCTGCCAAGGTCGCGGCCTTGAGCGGCGCGCAGCCGCTGCACTGGGAATAG